Below is a window of Quercus robur chromosome 6, dhQueRobu3.1, whole genome shotgun sequence DNA.
tttgaaagtattttaaattttttaaggttttatttttttttattattttttttttcaaggaaatatgatgcattttaCATTTAATTATTATGTAAGACAAGATGTTTTGCAAATAATGTAATATGTGGTTTGAATTTGTTTCTAGTACTCCTTACAAACGGTTCTTCTTCTATACGTCTTAAATGACCTAAAAAGTAAACAAATACAAATCACTtatattagaaaagaaaaatacaggactttaataatataataaatatgtaattttataaatatcCTACCAACATTATGCTAAAAATGTGACTTAATTGTCAAtgaagcagttttttttttctacataaacCTCTCTTCTCATGACATCTCCGAAGTTGATCGAATGAGCAGGAAAGTATAAAATGGATCGAATAGatcaaaatggaccaaatagactgAAATGGATAGAATGGACCTGAATGGTACATTGATATGGCTTGACAATAGCGTtgtaacaataaatgttatacttcaacttttaaaaattatataaattatgtTCAAAATTTAGATATGAAGGAAAAAGGTTTAGTCAAACAAAAACTACCTTACAATTATAATAACTCATATGCATGCttctatttgaaaaatatatatttttaagaacaTCATAAGCATCATATATATTGTGATAAAACCATCTATCTGTCTTAGTGACCTCATAAAATGTAGTACCAATTACCATGGAAAATTGGATGATAAACCaattatttatctataattttCGGGCTTTTTGTAATGATGGCCTTAGACCTCCTAAGCCTTAAGTTGGCaatgtttgaaataaatcatTAGCATTTTTGCttaataataaagagtaattaGAGCATTGGCATCAAGTGtgtcaaatgctaaatatttagcatttagcacatcCAACACCAAAAAACCTTGTCACATCAGGTgttttaaatgctaaaaattttagcattgaTGAACAATATTgtgttcaaatttgaaatggtaatggtaaaaaaaaaaattggtttatttatttattttttattctcctctctctctctctcttatgctTTTCACAGTTGACCTCTCCTCTCTTCTTCAACCTCTCCAATCTTGACATTCTACCACCAAGCCGTCGATCTCGCCATTCTCGTTGGTGATGGTGATCTTTATGTGTGGTGATGGATCATAGTGGGTCGTCAgcgatggtggtggtggtggtaagCTGTGGGTTTTGAGTCTttgaggtggtggtggtgttgatgGGTTTTGATGGTGGTGATGGTATTGATGGGctttgatggtggtggtggtggtgatgagttttgggtttgattgtgATGGTAGTGGTGTTGATGGGTTTTTGGTTTGATGGTGGTAGCGGTGGTGGTGATGGGTTGTGGGTAtaatggtgatggtggtggtgatttttGTGAAGATGGTGGTTGTTTGGTTTATAAGAGCGATTGGGATGCAATCATATAGAAAATGTCATATTTTCTAAAACCTATTGTGAGAGACCACAGGGGTGCTCTTAAAAAAGATATTTGGGTgcttagggcacctctcttttgggGTAATTGTGTGGAGTCggcacttattttttttatacaaaaaaataagaaaaaataaaatacaattacatgtCCAAAAATACCTCAAATGTTATTAATTGATTATGGAAATACAATTAAATCATGGTAGAATAActttacatggctttggtcctaattCAATCTATGTAAAAATTACGAAGCTATAAtcttagttacaatctaccaaaaacaaaagacaaaatactAGTCTATTTATCCAAAAAACCTAAGTTCAGgggctaggttacggaatgggaaggtTCCGCCCAGATAGAGtatggtcttctagactctaatgaccaTTATATACATTTTTGTATGACATTGAATGATATGTTGTAATACATGTAACAAACACTTTActtgacaaaattaatttaaacaaatttgttttataaatatgcccctttcttaaagaaaaatcatatttgttttgtaagattgagaaaaatgaaatttgatgaacaaaaatcagatttgttttgtaaaggataaaaaaaatgggatttgattaataaaaatcCGATCTGTTTTGTAAAGGATAAAAACATGGAATTTTAGAAGAGGATTCATattcataattcaaatttattatgcaTGCATCAAATATTTATGgaatgacattaaaaaaaaataaaaataaaaagaactttaACCTAACTATTAATTCAtcctttgaaaattcaaaatctacagttttttatttgagaagaaaactatttcaaaaaaattttcagatctatatttaatgaaaatactgTACGGTCATGGGCCCATTATTAGTAGGCCCATTTTTGGGGTGATTAGATAATAACTCTATGGTAGGCCCAACGTATGTTATTCGGCAGATTGAACCATGGATTGGGTAGTCTTCGGGAGTAGCCATGCTCGAATCCATTCCGATACACATCGGTACTACCTTGGGGAGTATCATTGCCAAGCACCTACTGACGTCTATTGTTAGTTCCAATGATTGAATTCCTGTTTCCAAAGTGGGGCCCCCTCGTCAGGGATAATCCAAACGGGCCCCATCTGCACGAGAATTGTTGGAAAACAATCATTGTTGACCCACTAAAGGAAGACTATAAATAAGGGAAAGGTAAATGGAAATGGGGTTAGacactaaaaaggaaaaagctagagaatagagagagaacGAGTAAGGAAATACCAGAGTAAGAGTGTTCGGTTAGCCTGGTTAGTAGTCCTTTTGGGCCTAAACCTTTATCCAGAGAAACTACCTATTGTAAGATATCCATAACCCCCACatcaataaattaattatgagCTCAATCGTACGGTTGGCCTATTAACTGAGAAGTAGGTCACGCATAATTGGCGCCGTCAGTAAGGATCTCCTACTCAGCTATAGTTCCATCGAAATTTGATTGACTGAATATGTTCGATCATCATTCGGCAAGCTTTGCAAATAGCAGATCTGGGGGCTCGTCCAAGGGCTCGAGTTGGCGAGAAATGAGGAATAAGAGAGAACAGGACCGGTGGTATGAACAGGCCAGGGGAGCACTTCGGCTTGGGAGAAGGATCTTCACAGACGTATCAGTCAGCGTCTGAAGTTCCTGAATAGAAGCATCATGACAAGAGAGATCAGGAACTAGACCGCTTACGCAGATTAGTTATGGATTTGGAGCTGGAAGTACGAGGTAGGCGTTGAAGAAGGAATCATGGTGAATCCCCTAAAGGGTCTGTAAATATCGGGGATAGTCGTGGAGAAGCGTCCTACCAAAGTGGATCTCACTGATCAAGGGAGAGATTACGGGACTTTGCTAATAGAATGTCAACCTCTCCCGAGCGGTGCAGGCACTGAAGCACGGTGATGGATGCCATGAGCCGAGCTTTATGCAAGGTGGCACGATCACCGTTttctgatgagattgaacgtGCACAGATGCCGCAGAGATTTAACAAATTGCCATTTGTTTCATATGATGGAAAGGCTGACCTTGTTGAACATGTTAGCCATTATATCCAAATGATGTCAATGTACAGCCAAAATGACGCATTTATATGTAAAGTATTCCTCTCTAGTCTCGGGCCTACTGCTTTAaggtggttcaatgggttaAAGAATGGATCAATTCATAATTTCAAAGAGTTAATACAAGAATTGGGTGCTCAGTTTATGATGTGTAGTCGGGTGTCGCAACCGGTGGACGCGCTGCTGTCTATGAAGATGAGAGGTGGGGAAACTCTTTGGAGCTATTCTAATAGGTATTTGGAGTTATATAATAAGATTGGGGGAGGTAATGAGAAAGTAGCAGCTAGCATTTTCAGATTGGGACTTCCAGAGGACTCATAATTACAAGACTCGTTAACCATGAGGCCTCCTAAGAACATGCGGTAGCTGATAAGGCGGATTGAGGAGTACAAGAGGTTGGAGGATGATcgataacaaaataaaggcaagGCTCCTGTCAATTCGCAGTATGCAAAGGATTCATGAACAAAGGGTTTTTAGTCAAGACCGAGAAGGGAATTAAGAATTCAAGAACCCAATGTTCGGATCAGGGAAGTCAATGTGGCGTTCAAGGAGCCTGTTCATAAGATCCTGGAGCGGATTAAGAATGAGCTATATTTCTGGTGGCCGAGTAAGATGTCAGGTGACTTGACAAGAAGGAACTAAAGCTTGTATTGCACGTACCATTGTGATAAGGGGCATACTACTGAGCAATGCATGGTATTTAAGGATCATTTAGAGCAATTTGTGAAATCCGAGAATTTAAAGGAGTTCATCGTGGCACCCAAAGGTGGAGCTATAGGGCAGGCGCCGAAGGCTCAGAGGGACACACTTCCACCGCCACTGGGGGTAATCGAAGTTATCCACGCGGCATCAATGGGCATGAGTGTGAGCCGACGTAAAGGAGTGTTAAGTGTGGTCTCGGTGGAGAACGCCAAATGTGAAGCACGGCCCGAAAAGAAATTGAAGTTGGCTCAAGAAAAGATTGAGT
It encodes the following:
- the LOC126690244 gene encoding uncharacterized protein LOC126690244, whose translation is MDAMSRALCKVARSPFSDEIERAQMPQRFNKLPFVSYDGKADLVEHVSHYIQMMSMYSQNDAFICKVFLSSLGPTALRWFNGLKNGSIHNFKELIQELGAQFMMCSRVSQPVDALLSMKMRGGETLWSYSNRYLELYNKIGGGNEKVAASIFRLGLPEDS